In Paenibacillus hexagrammi, the following are encoded in one genomic region:
- the arfA gene encoding arabinosylfuranosidase ArfA, whose product MIVDKDFILAEVDPRIYGSFIEHLGRAVYGGIYEPSHPTADERGFRQDALEAIRRLQVPIIRYPGGNFVSGYNWEDGVGPQEERKRKLELAWWTTETNQVGTNEFADWAKLAGSEVMMAVNLGTRGVDAARNLVEYCNHPSGTYWSDLRISHGYKEPHKFKTWCLGNEMDGPWQIGAKTAVEYGRLANETAKVMKWVDPSLELVACGSSSRGMPTFADWEATVLDLTYDQVDYLSLHTYYNNNENNSENFLARSMDMDQFIGTVASICDYVQAKKRSKKKLYLSLDEWNVWNSIGTSRASERWQVAPAEFEDTYTLEDALVVGCCLITMLKHADRVKMACLAQLINVIAPIMTENGGPLWLQTTYYPYLHASLYGRGKVLQPVIRSPKYDSKDYTDIPYLEAISVYNEEQGHITVFAVNRHLEDILDLDINLRSFGRVKLIEHVVLEHDNIKATNTKLHPEQVIPHNRGTARIEDGHIHARLSKSSWNVIRLEVIHEN is encoded by the coding sequence ATGATCGTGGACAAAGATTTTATTCTGGCAGAGGTAGACCCGCGAATTTACGGTTCGTTTATCGAGCATCTTGGACGTGCGGTGTATGGCGGGATTTATGAGCCCTCCCATCCAACGGCTGACGAGCGCGGTTTCCGCCAAGATGCTTTGGAGGCTATTCGAAGATTGCAGGTTCCCATCATCCGGTACCCGGGAGGAAATTTCGTATCTGGCTACAATTGGGAGGATGGCGTAGGTCCTCAAGAGGAGCGCAAGCGTAAGCTGGAGCTGGCTTGGTGGACCACAGAAACCAATCAGGTCGGTACGAATGAATTCGCAGATTGGGCTAAGCTTGCCGGGTCAGAAGTTATGATGGCGGTTAATCTTGGTACCCGTGGCGTGGATGCTGCGCGGAATTTGGTTGAATATTGCAACCATCCGTCGGGCACTTACTGGAGCGACCTCCGCATTTCTCATGGCTACAAGGAGCCTCACAAGTTCAAAACATGGTGCCTAGGCAACGAAATGGACGGACCTTGGCAAATTGGCGCCAAAACGGCTGTCGAGTATGGGCGATTAGCCAATGAAACGGCTAAAGTGATGAAGTGGGTGGATCCGAGTCTGGAGCTTGTCGCTTGCGGCAGCTCCAGTCGGGGAATGCCGACCTTCGCAGATTGGGAAGCGACCGTGTTGGATTTGACATATGATCAAGTAGATTATCTGTCACTGCATACGTACTACAACAATAATGAGAACAATTCGGAGAATTTTCTTGCCCGTTCCATGGATATGGATCAGTTCATCGGGACTGTAGCTTCCATCTGTGATTACGTCCAAGCTAAGAAGCGTAGTAAAAAGAAGCTTTACCTTTCCTTGGACGAGTGGAACGTTTGGAATTCGATCGGCACCAGCCGTGCATCCGAACGCTGGCAGGTTGCGCCGGCTGAATTCGAGGATACCTATACCCTTGAGGATGCCCTTGTTGTCGGCTGCTGCCTGATCACGATGCTCAAGCATGCCGATCGGGTAAAAATGGCTTGTTTGGCACAGTTAATTAATGTTATTGCGCCGATCATGACAGAAAACGGAGGACCTCTCTGGCTGCAAACGACGTATTATCCTTATCTTCATGCTTCGCTTTATGGTAGAGGAAAGGTTCTGCAGCCTGTCATCCGATCGCCTAAATACGATTCCAAAGATTATACGGATATACCATATTTAGAAGCCATCAGTGTGTATAACGAGGAACAGGGCCACATTACGGTGTTTGCAGTAAACCGGCATCTTGAAGACATACTTGATTTGGATATCAACCTTCGCAGCTTCGGCCGTGTTAAGCTCATCGAGCATGTGGTACTGGAGCACGACAATATCAAAGCAACCAATACCAAGCTCCATCCAGAACAAGTGATTCCTCACAACCGCGGTACTGCACGGATAGAAGACGGCCATATCCACGCAAGATTATCCAAATCTTCATGGAATGTGATTCGTTTAGAAGTTATTCATGAAAACTAA